A single window of Hypanus sabinus isolate sHypSab1 unplaced genomic scaffold, sHypSab1.hap1 scaffold_742, whole genome shotgun sequence DNA harbors:
- the LOC132390029 gene encoding oocyte zinc finger protein XlCOF6-like gives MAHQHVHTGERPFTCSDCGKAFTISSHLLRHQSVHTGERPFTCSDCGKGFTCSSNLKEHQRVHTGERPFTCSDCGKGFTSLSQLKVHQRVHSGERPFTCSDCGKGFTSSSHLKVHQRVHTGERPFTCSDCGKGFTCSSKLKIHQRVHTGERPFTCSECGKGFTCSSKLKVHQRVHTGDWPFTCSDCGKVFTSSSQLKVHQRVHTGERPFTCSDCGKGFTYSSQLKVHQRVHTGDRPFTCSVCGKGFTRSSTLMAHQRVHTGEQPFTCSECGKGFTCSSKLNEHQRVHTGERPFTCSVCGKGFTKSSYLLIHQSVHNGEWPFTCSDCGKGFTQSSNLKEHQRVHTGEWPFTCSECGKGFIKSSHLQLHRSVHTGARPFTCSDCGKGFTCSSKLKIHQRVHTGERPFTCSVCGKGFTRSSELKVHRRVHTGERPFTCSECGKGFTKSSHLLRHQSVHSGERPFTCSDCGKGFTCSSKLKEHQRVHTGVWPFTCSDCGNGFTSSSQLKVHQRVHTGERPFTCSDLGKGFTCSSELKVHQRVHTGERPFTCSNCGKGFTKSSNLLSHHVNGTEHIKIRQGQALDAIDSVKGFSRDVEDGEASRVPDDDTCRKCSHLQRVTIRPGVLELNLDELRFIQSHGPDGPEYIE, from the exons ATGGCACACCAGCATGTTCACACtggcgagcggccgttcacctgctcagactgtgggaaggcattcactatatcatctcacctactgagacaccagtcagttcacactggcgagcggccgttcacctgctcagactgtgggaagggattcacttgctcatctaacctgaaggaacaccagagagttcacactggagagaggccattcacctgctcagactgtgggaagggattcacttctttgtcccaactgaaggtacatcagcgagttcacagtggagagaggccgttcacctgctcagactgtgggaagggattcacttcttcatcccatctgaaggtacatcagcgagttcacactggagagaggccgttcacctgctcagactgtgggaagggattcacttgctcatctaaactgaagatacatcagcgtgttcacaccggggagaggccgttcacctgctcagaatgtgggaagggattcacttgctcatctaaactgaaggtacatcagagagttcacaccggggactggccgttcacctgctcagactgtgggaaggtattcacttcttcgtcccaactgaaggtacatcagcgagttcacactggggagaggccgttcacctgctcggactgtgggaagggattcacttactcgtcccaactgaaggtacatcagcgagttcacactggagacaggccattcacctgctcagtctgtgggaagggattcactcggtcatccaccctaatggcacaccagcgggttcacacaggggagcagccgttcacctgctcagaatgtgggaagggattcacttgctcatctaaactgaatgaacatcagcgagttcacactggagagaggccattcacctgctcagtgtgtgggaagggattcactaaatcatcCTACCTACTGatccaccagtcagttcacaatggcgagtggccgttcacctgctcagactgtgggaagggattcactcagtcatctaacctgaaggaacatcagagagttcacactggggagtggccattcacctgctctgaatgtgggaagggattcattaaaTCATCCCACCTACAGTTGCACAGGTCTGTTCACACCGGGgcgaggccgttcacctgctcagactgtgggaagggattcacttgctcatctaaactgaagatacatcagcgtgttcacaccggggagaggccattcacctgctcagtgtgtgggaagggattcactcggtcatctgaactgaaggtacatcggcgagttcacactggggagaggccattcacctgctcagagtgtgggaagggattcactaaatcatctcacctactgagacaccagtcagttcacagtggcgagcggccgttcacctgctcagactgtgggaagggattcacttgctcatctaaactgaaggaacatcagagagttcacaccggggtctggccgttcacctgctcagactgtgggaacggattcacttcttcgtcccaactgaaggtacatcagcgagttcacactggagagaggccattcacctgctcagacttagggaagggattcacttgctcatctgaactgaaggtacatcagcgagttcacactggggagaggccgttcacctgctcaaactgtgggaagggattcactaaatcatctAACCTCCTGagccacca TGTTAACGGCACTGAACACATTAAAATAAGGCAGGGACAGGCTCTGGACGCCATCGACTCAGTAAAAGGCTTCTCGCGGGATGTGGAAGACGGGGAGGCCTCCAGAGTTCCTGATGACGACACCTGCCGGAAGTGCTCACACCTGCAG